In Candidatus Fermentibacter sp., the sequence CATCCCCGTCCAGCACGCTTCGGACCGCGTGCTGGCGAGGATGAACAGGGGCTACGGGAGGGCCGCGCTGGAGAGGATAAGCGACATGGTGTCGCATGCCGGTCTCGACATCGCGTGCAGGTTCACCGTGATCGCCGGCTACCCCGGCGAGACCGACGGTGACTTCGAGGATCTCTGCTCGTTCCTGAGGGGTGCGTCCAGCCTGAGGAGCCTTGTGGTCTTCCCCTACTGGCACGAGGAGGGTTCCGTCGAGTACGGCAGGGGCGACGGCGACCTCGTCGATCCGGCCATCGTCGACGAAAGGCTCGGCATCCTCGACTCCATAGGCGAGGAAGCCGCGGAAGCCTGGGGCGGCAGGCTCACGGGCAGGCGGATCTCCGTCCTGGCTGAAACCTCCCGCCGCGGGAGGACTGTGTTCGACGCGCCGATGGTCGACGGCAGCGCCCTGTTCACATCCCCGGTGCGCACAGGAGCCTTCTACGAGGCGATCGTCGAAGGGTGCGAGGGCCTTTCTACCACTGTGACCGTATCCGGGGGGAATTGACAGCGGAATCGGCCTTTCCGATGGTTTCCCCGTTCATCCGTGTCCCGGCTGTCCGACTCGAGATGGGAAGGTGCTGTCGTGCTGACCACTGCAGTTGTGCTCACATCCGCCCTCTTCGCCCTGCCCCTGTCGAACCTCGAGCTCGCCGAGCAGGCCGTCGGCGAAGCCTGTTCCTCCATTTCGGATTCGGTGCTGGCTTCCGGCATCGACAGCGTCCGTCTGGAGATGGCGGGTGACCATCCCGGCAACTGGCTCGTGGAGCAGTGCATCAAGGCCGAGATGGACGGATCGGGCCTCGTAGTGCTCTCCGCGGGCGCTCCTTCCACTCGCGAGTCGCAGCCGGCCGCCCCTGCGACCGGTGCCGTCGCCCTCAGGGTGAGACCCATGGAACTCTCGGTCATCCTCGGCAACACCAGCCGATCCTGGCTCGTAGGACCACAGAAGGTCGAGAGGACCGTCACGTGCGAGCTGTATGCCGAAATGGCCGACTCCTCGGGCACGGTCATCGGCTCGGTCAGGAGCAGTGCCACCCGTTCGGACAGGGTGCCCGTCTCCGATCTCCCCGAACTCAGGGGTTCCTCCGACCAGGCCTGGCTCACCGGCGGAGAGCCTCAGGCCTCGACCGGCGGCCTGCTGGAACCGCTCGTGGTCACGGGTGTCGTCGCCAGCCTGATCTATCTCTTCTATTCCAGCAGGGCCGAATGAGGAGGATCCCCGCCGCTGCCTTCCTGCTGATCGCCGCTTCGTGCGGAGGCGGAGGGGGGCCGTCCCTCCTCGAGGAAGCCCGCGTGCTGAGGCAGGCCGGACACTTTTCCGAAGCCCTGGTCCTCTACGGGGAGGCCCTCTCGGGAGAGGGGGTCCAGTACGACAGGGATGCGTGGCTCGAGTACGCCGACACCGCCCTCCTGGCCTGCGGAGCCGAGAGGAGCCGTCCGGTGCGCCAGCAGACCCTCGAGGTGCTGACGGTCCTCCAGGCCGATTCGGTCCTCAGAGGCGGGGCGAGGCTCGCCGAACTCTGGCGGCGCCTGGCATGGGAGATGCTCAGGGACAGGGATTCCCTGCAGGCGTATGCGGCCCTCGAGAGCTCCCTGGTCTGTCCTGACATGATCCAGGTCTTCGAGGACGAATGGCTCTTCAGGGGGGTCTACGCATCCCGCCATCTCTCACTGGTGGCCGGACTGCCCGACTCCCTCGCCTCGACCCCGGAAGGGGACGCGCTGCTGGACGAAAGCGCCGAGAGACACCTCGTGGAGCTCTCCAGGATCCCCCTGATGCGGACCGACCTCAGGAGCCAGATCCTGGGCGCCTCCGCCCTGCTACTGCCCTTCACCGACAGGAGGACTGAGGAACTGGAGGTCCTGACGGAACTGGACAGGATGGGCGGGATAGATCCCGCACTGAGGGAGCGCCGCATGCGCCTCCTTCTCTCGGGCGCCACGGAGGACATGGCGCAGGGGAGGAGCACTCTCGCGAGGGAGAAGCTCCTCGAAGTGTGGGATTCCGACTTCGCGACCGACCGGGTCGAGGCGGCCCTGATGCTCGGCATCATGGCCGAGGAGTCCGGGAGGGCCGAGGAGGCACTGGACTGGTACCGCTCGGCGTGCAGCGCCTCCCCGGGCCTGGGTTCCCCTGCCGCGGTCGAAGCCGCGGCCAGGCGTGATTCGCTTACATTCCTGAGCAACTGACGGGAGCCAGATGAGATCCTTCTTGAGCTCGCCGGGAACGGGGTTCGTCCTCGCCGTCCTCGCCCTCCTCCCTGCCGGCTGCGGCAGGCAGTACGACGGGCAGGGCCTGGACAGGCCCGGGCTCGAGGCCCTCGCAGCGGAGGCGTACGACAGCGGGAACTGGCCCGAAGCCGAGATCCTCTATACGCAACTCCTCTTCAATTATCCCGGCGCGACCGACACCGACCTCTATCTCTACAGGCTGGGTGTCGCGGATGCGGGACAGAAGCTGTGGGCCGACGCCGACTTCCAGTTCAGGAGGATCCTCTCCGAGTTCCCCGGCAGTGCGCTGGCCGACGAGGCCCAGTACAGGATAGCCCTTACGTACTGGCTCCAGAACCGCGACTTCAGGAGGGATCTGACCCCCGTCACGCTGTCCATCGCCGAGGTGAGGGTGTTCTTCGAGGAATTCCCCGGATCCGATCTCATGCCCCAGGTGGAGGCCCTGGAGGACAGCTGTCTCTCCCACCTGGCCAGGCGCTCGCTGTTCATAGGCCAGTTCTACGAGCGCAGGGACAGGGACGAGGCTGCGATCCTCTACTATCGCGAAGCCCTCGAGGACTACGAGGGAAGGGGCTGCATGGGCGAACTCCTGGTCTCGATGGGCGACCTCTACCTGAAGACGGGCAACTCGTTCGCGGCGAGATCCAGCTACAACAGGGCCATATCCGAGTGCGGCCTCTCGGGGGATCTCCTCGACAGGGCCGAGGAGGGCCTCGCCAGGGCTGGAGGGATGTGACCGGCATCCTGGGGGGGACGTTCGACCCGCCCCACATCGGCCACCTGATCCTCGCCGGTGAGGCGGCGGCACGCTTCTCGCTGGACAGGGTGCTCCTGGTGCCGTCACGTCTGCCCCCCCACAAGATGAACGGCCCCGTCACGCCCTTCGAGGACAGGCTCGAGATGCTCTCGCTGGCCGCGGCCGGCGACCCCCTGCTCGAGGTGGCGGACCTCGAGTCCGTGTCAGGTCCGTCCTACACGATCGATCTGCTGCGCAGTGCGCGCGCCGGAGGCATGGACCCGGTCTTCATCACGGGGTCGGACAGCCTTTCCGAGATGCCGTCCTGGAAGGATTATCCGCTCTTCCTCGACCTGGCCCGCTTCGTGGCGGGAACCAGGGCGGGATGCGGGCGGCCCGTCATCCCTCCCGCAGCCGCCGGCAGGATCGAGGTTTTCGAGATCCCCGGGATCCTCGTTTCCTCGAGCGAGCTCCGGGAACGGTTTGCCCGGTCCATGCCCACTCGATATCTTATTCCCGAGTCCGTCCGCAGCTTCATTTCCCGAAGGGGGCTCTATGGCTTCCGAGAAGGGCGTTGACCGCCTCCTCTCAGTCCTGCTCGCCGAGGATGTGAGCGACATCCACTTCAAGGTGGGGAGCCCGCCCATCCTCCGAAAGGCCGGGCTCATCGTGAGGGCCGAGTCGGTGGGCGCACTCCAGCCCGAGCATGTGGATCAGCTAGCCTTCGAGATGATGACCGAGCCCCAGAGGAAGAGGTTCGCTGGGGGCGATGAGATAGACCTCGCCCACTCCCTGCCGGGCACCGCCAGGTTCAGGGTGAACGTCTACAGGCAGCGTGGATCCACGGCCATAGTCATGCGGCGCATACCGTTCGAAATCCCCGACATAGACACCCTCGGCCTCCCGCCGATCGTGAAGCGCATAGCCCTCGAGCAGCGCGGGCTGGTGCTGGTCACGGGTGCAACCGGCAGCGGCAAGTCCACCACGCTCGCCTCCATGATCGACTTCATCAACGAGAACGAGAAGCGCCACATCGTCACCGTGGAGGACCCGATCGAGTTCCTGCATCACGACAAGGTGTCCAGCGTCTGCCAGAGGGAGGTCGGCATCGACACCGAGAGCTGGACCTCCGCCCTCAGGTCCGTGTTCAGGCAGGATCCCGACGTCATCCTGATCGGCGAGATGAGGGACGCCGCCAGCGCAGCGGTGGCGATCACCGGAGCCGAGACCGGCCATCTCGTCATGAGCACCCTCCATACATCCGACGCCCCCGAGACGGTGAACAGGATCATCGACATGTTCCCGGCCCACCAGCAGAAGCAGGTACGGACCCAGCTCGGCGGCCTCCTCAAGGCAGTGATAAGCCAGAGGCTGCTGACCAACCGCGAGGGCAAGGGGCTGGTGCTCGCCGCGGAGGTCATGGTCCACACCGCTCTCATCCAGAACTACATCATCGATCCCCAGAAGACCCATCTGATCCGGGACGCGATCGAGACGAGCGGGCCTCAGTACGGGATGCAGAGTTTCGACATGGCCCTCCTCAGGCTCCTCGCCCAGGGCAGCATAGACGAGGTCACGGCGCTGGCCGCCGCCACCAACCCGACGGCGCTCCAGCTCAAGCTGAAGGGTGTGGAGGCTCCATCCGACTGGAGGATGTAGCGTGGAACTGCAGTTCTCGTTCTTCCTGCTGACGCTCCTGCTCCTGGCCGTTTTCGCGGCATTCCTGGTCTGGCTCGGCGTGAAGGCCCAGAGGAAGCCCGTGA encodes:
- the bamD gene encoding outer membrane protein assembly factor BamD — its product is MRSFLSSPGTGFVLAVLALLPAGCGRQYDGQGLDRPGLEALAAEAYDSGNWPEAEILYTQLLFNYPGATDTDLYLYRLGVADAGQKLWADADFQFRRILSEFPGSALADEAQYRIALTYWLQNRDFRRDLTPVTLSIAEVRVFFEEFPGSDLMPQVEALEDSCLSHLARRSLFIGQFYERRDRDEAAILYYREALEDYEGRGCMGELLVSMGDLYLKTGNSFAARSSYNRAISECGLSGDLLDRAEEGLARAGGM
- a CDS encoding PilT/PilU family type 4a pilus ATPase; the protein is MASEKGVDRLLSVLLAEDVSDIHFKVGSPPILRKAGLIVRAESVGALQPEHVDQLAFEMMTEPQRKRFAGGDEIDLAHSLPGTARFRVNVYRQRGSTAIVMRRIPFEIPDIDTLGLPPIVKRIALEQRGLVLVTGATGSGKSTTLASMIDFINENEKRHIVTVEDPIEFLHHDKVSSVCQREVGIDTESWTSALRSVFRQDPDVILIGEMRDAASAAVAITGAETGHLVMSTLHTSDAPETVNRIIDMFPAHQQKQVRTQLGGLLKAVISQRLLTNREGKGLVLAAEVMVHTALIQNYIIDPQKTHLIRDAIETSGPQYGMQSFDMALLRLLAQGSIDEVTALAAATNPTALQLKLKGVEAPSDWRM
- the nadD gene encoding nicotinate-nucleotide adenylyltransferase, giving the protein MTGILGGTFDPPHIGHLILAGEAAARFSLDRVLLVPSRLPPHKMNGPVTPFEDRLEMLSLAAAGDPLLEVADLESVSGPSYTIDLLRSARAGGMDPVFITGSDSLSEMPSWKDYPLFLDLARFVAGTRAGCGRPVIPPAAAGRIEVFEIPGILVSSSELRERFARSMPTRYLIPESVRSFISRRGLYGFREGR